tggaaaaaaaaatgcaacactcATAGAAGCGAAATCGAAAAGTGCTCGTTAGCTTGCTTTTATCGAACCGAATGCTAAACCCCAGGAACGGCAGGAAGATTGTTAAATCTCTCGGGTTagataaatgttttttgttcaatttcgcCGCAAGTAGCCGAGAGGATGCAACTGATCGTGGATTTGCACTGATGGTTTCGGTTGTGTCCGGGCACTGATCAGTTTCGTGTCGTGtctttgaatttgaaaataatcttCCCCGTAGGGAGATGCAGCTTGAGTGTACGACTGTAgtgaaatagaagaaaaaagattctccCGGCGAGAGTTGTAGATGGGAGCGGGGATAAAGATTGTGTTCCAGCCACAAACAATGATGTTTGCCGTTGGGCAGTGACGCTGACAACGGTGTATTATGTAAGTTAAGTTGTACAGCATCTAGTTAACTCATCGCAACTCATCCCATTGCGTTCGGAGGGTGCTTTACACTTCTCTCGCGAACTTTAAGACAACCCGATGAGAATGGGGTTTCTTTAGTGTTGGTCTTTAGTGCTGTTGGTGTTTAGTTGTGAGCCATATTTTTGCGAATGAAAGCACggaaaacatttcttcaatGTTAGATTTGGGTTTTCGTATTAACTGAATGttcatttgaaagaaaaacttccTATTTCTAATAGTTTCCACTGCGTATTTGTCTAGTCGTGTAACTTGATCGTTGGATTAATTTTCTGATTACATAATGATCGATCTTTCACTCGCTACTACTTATTCATTCACAGATGTACAAACTCAACAGCAACGAGTTTCTTTACAATCCAAATCGATGGAATGCTGCTATGCTACATTAacaaggggaaaaaacgaataaagaaACTATTCAAGTGCATCGAGAAAAGTGtcattttttctcaaatacTCCATTCGGTTTTTTGGACGTCAGATTGAGTGATTACCGAATATCTTTAAAATGCATTGAGACATTTATGTACGGTACAatgcgtttccttttttagttTCCAATCATGCCAACCGGTGTAATGGTTTTCCATctgtttaaaatgtatttcccCCCTTTCGTGCGATTGGCGGCCATAAATGTGATGGATTGAAACTCGATCGGAAGACTGGCGAGCGATCGATTACTTCACGCTACGCTTTAAGCAAAGTTTAGTGcgggtgttgtgtgtgtgtttttattatattgcACAAATCGTATTGCTCCGCAGTTTGTTTTGATCGTTTCTTCTACGCCTATCACGATCGATGGAAATCAAGCGatcgtgaagaaaaaaactggcGGCTAGCTGCGTGTTgcggaaaaaggaaatgcaaaTTGCGGTTATATGTTtcggtttaaaattttataataaacatATAGACCGATAAAAAGTGAGCTGGCGCAATATTACTTACAATATGCTAAGCTTGTCTTTTCTTGGACGTTTGTAGTGCACCCTATGTTACTAAAAAGTAGCTTTTCCAGGAAtgttaaatgaaaaacatcaTTTGGCGGGAAATAAGTTACCCCGCGAGAGCATGTTTTCAGGTCGCCACCACACCAATCACCGTTCTCTTTCTTTTATGAAATAattcaatgaaatatttcaaggaaaAACATAACTTGATATTTCAGCAaccgtttttatttcttatagCAACATGACATTTTAACTTTAACAGTTTATAGAACATAACattttaactttaaatatCAAACTCAAATTTACATTAACAAGCAAGGTCTTTCATGCTTGCAAAACTGAACCCATCGCTGTAACAGCAGAGAATTTGTTGGCGGAAATTTGTGAAAAACCGCATACAAACCATATGCTCTTAACGTAATTGCGACTATAATTGCAAAATGATGCAACGCAGATCGAAACCATGctaaaatactaaaataaaaacagttttatttccattagaccgattttcaaaatgttgttttgaaaTGGTAGTTTCATAACCAACTGTCAAAAAAGTTCCCATCGTATGCTGTCATTTTGCACTGCATGCATCAACCTTTTTATTCTATATCTAAACAGATCTTGCGATATCCCATATAAACAatcgcaaaagcaaaaccgtTCGTCGCGCATAAAAAGACTTATCGGTTTTCGTTTCTGCCTGGAACAATGAACCGATTTGAATATTGCCAGGCACGTCTGTTCGAAAGCGAATCCTTTGTGGCAAAAGATCGTAGCATTAAGCTTTACGATGGCGACGAAAAGGTAAGTATTGATAAATTGCAAAAACCAATCAGCATAAGGGTGTTATGCGGAGCTTTATTACTTCTAGACAAACTACGAAGACGGCGAAATCGTGTTGACTAGCCACCGGTTGCTGTGGGGTCGTAACGGGGAAATTGCACGCGGAGGCAATTGTTTGGATTTGAAACTGAAGTACGTGTTGTCCGTAGACGAGGAAGAAGCCAGCTCAATGTTGTTCAGTCGAAAGAAACGGATCATTTTGCGGCTGAGCGAACCAGCACCGGACAAGCGACCCGGACCGATGGATCACAGCTGCTCATCCTTTGTGAAACTATCTGGCCGCAATGGAGTTGATCAGGCATTTGTTCAGGCACTACATTCTACACTAGCCGCCCGCATTTGGGCTGTGGCGGATAATGCGGCCGCCCTTCCATCAGACCAGTCAGCTGCTGCTGGACCCAGCACAGATGCAGGAAAACAACGCCAGCTGCGCATTGGAATAGTAGGCATTGAGCGTAATTTGGTcgagaaacaaaagcaaacagatgCCAACATTAACCTCGCGTTCAAAGATCTTGGCAAGCTGATGGGTATGGCCAAGGATATGGTGGCCATCACGAATGCCGTTAGTGCAAAAATACGCGAACGCCAGGGTGAGATATCGGAGGACGAGACGGTACGTTTCAAATCGTATTTATTGAGCCTTGGTATTGATGATCCTGTGACGCGGGACGGAACGCGCAGCAATTCGGAATATTTCCTCAAGCTTTCGCGGCAGCTCTGCGAGATGCTACTCGATCCGATCACCGAAGCAGGCGGTATGATGTCGCTGGCCGATGTTTACTGTCGCGTGAATCGGGCCCGTGGTCTGGAGTTGCTTTCGCCGGAAGATCTGCTAGAAGCGTGCCGACTG
The DNA window shown above is from Anopheles funestus chromosome 3RL, idAnoFuneDA-416_04, whole genome shotgun sequence and carries:
- the LOC125770475 gene encoding vacuolar protein-sorting-associated protein 36, giving the protein MNRFEYCQARLFESESFVAKDRSIKLYDGDEKTNYEDGEIVLTSHRLLWGRNGEIARGGNCLDLKLKYVLSVDEEEASSMLFSRKKRIILRLSEPAPDKRPGPMDHSCSSFVKLSGRNGVDQAFVQALHSTLAARIWAVADNAAALPSDQSAAAGPSTDAGKQRQLRIGIVGIERNLVEKQKQTDANINLAFKDLGKLMGMAKDMVAITNAVSAKIRERQGEISEDETVRFKSYLLSLGIDDPVTRDGTRSNSEYFLKLSRQLCEMLLDPITEAGGMMSLADVYCRVNRARGLELLSPEDLLEACRLLMGPIKLREFPSGAMVLQLESHDDALVSERTVELVEQNVSLSPDELARLECISLLLARERLLTAEGFGQLCRDESIEGLRFYPNKFVQC